The following are from one region of the Streptomyces rubrogriseus genome:
- a CDS encoding MarR family winged helix-turn-helix transcriptional regulator produces MDTSPEGPDDLIVAVEQMIRYVRQSARTGGLSTAASSTLARLSREGPQRLTELARAEGVSQPNMTQLVTRLERAGLARRAADASDGRGVLVAVTSTGVEVLDRRRAERALALRQLMEDMTGPERQATTTALLALARVIHHRQDTSEEDRA; encoded by the coding sequence ATGGACACGTCCCCGGAGGGCCCGGACGACCTGATCGTCGCCGTGGAGCAGATGATCCGCTACGTGCGGCAGAGCGCCCGGACCGGCGGTCTGAGCACCGCGGCCTCCTCGACGCTGGCCAGGCTGAGCCGCGAGGGCCCCCAGCGGCTGACCGAACTGGCCAGGGCCGAGGGCGTCTCCCAGCCGAACATGACCCAGCTCGTCACCCGTCTGGAACGCGCGGGCCTGGCCCGGCGCGCCGCCGACGCGAGCGACGGCCGTGGCGTGCTCGTGGCGGTGACGTCCACCGGCGTCGAGGTCCTGGACCGGCGCCGGGCCGAGCGCGCCCTGGCCCTGCGGCAGCTCATGGAGGACATGACCGGGCCGGAGCGGCAGGCCACCACCACCGCGCTGCTGGCGCTGGCCCGGGTCATCCACCACCGTCAGGACACCTCGGAGGAAGACCGCGCATGA
- a CDS encoding GTP-binding protein — protein sequence MDSAISDARTPASAPARTPLGAAADNGLKIVVVGGFGVGKTTMVRSVSEIRPLNTEETMTQAGEAVDDISEVRGKSATTVAFDFGRISLDARNVLYLFGAPGQERFWFLWDRLFSGTLGAVVLVDTRRIDDSWYAIDRLEHHGTPFIVACNDFGGPEHSPEAVREALDLDPRVPLVACDARSRQSSKQVLITLVEHLQAHYAGPAARPRQEFA from the coding sequence TTGGACTCCGCAATCTCTGACGCCCGTACCCCGGCGAGCGCCCCGGCGCGCACCCCGCTGGGCGCGGCCGCCGACAACGGTCTGAAGATCGTGGTCGTGGGCGGCTTCGGTGTCGGCAAGACGACCATGGTCCGTTCGGTCAGCGAGATACGCCCCCTCAACACCGAGGAGACGATGACGCAGGCCGGCGAGGCGGTCGACGACATCAGCGAGGTGCGCGGCAAGTCCGCGACGACCGTCGCCTTCGACTTCGGCCGCATCAGCCTCGACGCGCGCAACGTGCTGTACCTGTTCGGCGCGCCCGGACAGGAGCGGTTCTGGTTCCTGTGGGACCGGCTGTTCTCGGGCACGCTCGGCGCGGTGGTCCTCGTGGACACCCGGCGCATCGACGACTCCTGGTACGCGATCGACCGCCTGGAGCACCACGGCACGCCGTTCATCGTGGCCTGCAACGACTTCGGCGGCCCGGAGCACTCGCCCGAGGCGGTCCGCGAGGCCCTCGACCTGGACCCGCGGGTGCCGCTGGTCGCCTGCGACGCCAGGTCCCGCCAGTCCAGCAAGCAGGTGCTGATCACGCTGGTCGAGCATCTCCAGGCCCACTACGCCGGTCCCGCCGCCCGGCCCCGACAGGAGTTCGCGTGA
- a CDS encoding enolase C-terminal domain-like protein: MTPLTGQDTPALDECVVDAVDVHAFEVPTDGPEGREQDGTLEWDATTLVLVRVHAGGRTGLGYTYGDVSVASFAHSVLGPVVKGRPVSSPPALWELMGARMRNAGRPGVGAMALSAVDVALWDLKARLLGLPLVHLLPAHHDRVPVYGSGGFTNYPLDRLTDQLAGWVRQGIGRVKLKTSRDPEADPRRLTAVRRAVGDGPELFTDANGALGRKAALYWAHRFHDEWDVRWFEEPVASADLEGLRMLRERGPARLEITAGEYAFTAQDFANLTEGPAVDCLQADVTRCGGVTGVLEVAGLSAARHLDLSAHCAPAVSAHAFCAVRRLRHLEYFHDHVRVERLLFDGVPSPEGGALRPDTSRPGLGLEVRWADAEPYRVRGVRPPR, encoded by the coding sequence ATGACGCCGCTGACCGGCCAGGACACACCGGCACTGGACGAATGCGTGGTCGACGCGGTCGACGTGCACGCCTTCGAGGTCCCCACCGACGGCCCCGAGGGCCGCGAGCAGGACGGCACCCTGGAGTGGGACGCCACGACCCTGGTCCTGGTCCGCGTGCACGCCGGCGGCCGCACCGGCCTCGGGTACACCTACGGGGACGTGTCGGTGGCGTCCTTCGCGCACTCCGTGCTCGGGCCCGTCGTCAAGGGCCGGCCGGTCTCCTCGCCGCCCGCGCTGTGGGAGCTGATGGGGGCGCGGATGCGCAACGCCGGCCGTCCCGGCGTCGGGGCGATGGCCCTGTCCGCCGTCGACGTGGCGCTGTGGGACCTCAAGGCGCGGCTGCTGGGTCTGCCGCTGGTCCACCTGCTGCCGGCCCACCACGACCGGGTGCCCGTCTACGGCAGCGGCGGCTTCACCAACTATCCCCTGGACCGCCTCACCGACCAGCTCGCCGGATGGGTCCGGCAGGGCATCGGGCGCGTGAAGCTGAAGACCTCGCGGGACCCGGAGGCCGACCCGCGGCGCCTGACCGCCGTACGCCGGGCGGTCGGCGACGGGCCCGAGCTGTTCACCGACGCCAACGGGGCGCTCGGCCGCAAGGCGGCCCTGTACTGGGCGCACCGCTTCCACGACGAGTGGGACGTGCGCTGGTTCGAGGAGCCGGTCGCCTCCGCCGACCTGGAGGGGCTGCGGATGCTGCGCGAGCGGGGCCCGGCGAGGCTGGAGATCACCGCGGGGGAGTACGCCTTCACCGCGCAGGACTTCGCCAACCTCACCGAGGGACCCGCCGTCGACTGCCTCCAGGCCGACGTCACCCGGTGCGGCGGCGTCACCGGTGTGCTGGAGGTCGCGGGGCTGTCCGCCGCCCGGCACCTCGACCTGTCCGCGCACTGCGCGCCCGCGGTGTCCGCCCACGCCTTCTGCGCCGTGCGCCGGCTGCGGCACCTGGAGTACTTCCACGACCACGTGCGCGTCGAGCGGCTGCTGTTCGACGGCGTCCCGTCGCCCGAGGGCGGGGCCCTGCGCCCCGACACCTCGCGGCCCGGCCTCGGCCTGGAGGTGAGGTGGGCCGACGCGGAGCCCTACCGGGTGCGCGGAGTCCGGCCGCCGCGCTGA
- a CDS encoding cytochrome P450 yields the protein MSTDAHDVPGAVPLGGPRFQTDPALLYRQMRREHGAVTPVVLDGDVPAWLVLGYRELHQVTGDPVLFSRDSDLWNQWENIPDDWPLLPMIGRRQPSILYTVGERHRERAAMISDALEAVDPHLLRGHAERFADELVDRLCAKGEADLVGDYAMLLPVRVLARLYGFPDEQGPALVTALNDMIDGRERALAGQTHLGTSMARLLADRKAAPADDVASRMLADESGFTEEEVAQDLMVMMAAGHQPTADWIGNSLRLMLTDDRFAASLFGGRNSVAEAMNEVLWEDTPTQNVAGRWAARDTQLGGRRIRAGDLVLLGLQGANSDPQVRTDGSALTGGNNAHFSFGHGEHRCPFPAQEVAEVIARTGIEVVLDRLPDIDLAVPAGSLTRRPSPWLRGLTELPVRFTPTTALGGTSA from the coding sequence GTGAGCACCGACGCCCACGACGTCCCGGGCGCCGTACCGCTCGGCGGCCCCCGCTTCCAGACCGATCCCGCCCTGCTGTACCGGCAGATGCGGCGCGAGCACGGCGCGGTCACGCCGGTCGTGCTGGACGGCGACGTACCGGCCTGGCTGGTGCTCGGGTACCGCGAGCTGCACCAGGTGACCGGCGACCCGGTGCTGTTCAGCCGGGACTCGGACCTGTGGAACCAGTGGGAGAACATCCCGGACGACTGGCCGCTGCTGCCGATGATCGGCCGCAGGCAGCCGTCGATCCTGTACACGGTCGGCGAGCGGCACCGCGAGCGCGCCGCCATGATCAGCGACGCGCTGGAGGCCGTCGACCCGCACCTGTTGCGCGGTCACGCCGAGCGGTTCGCCGACGAACTCGTCGACCGGCTGTGCGCGAAGGGCGAGGCCGACCTCGTCGGCGACTACGCGATGCTGCTGCCGGTCCGGGTCCTGGCCCGTCTGTACGGGTTCCCCGACGAGCAGGGTCCGGCACTGGTCACCGCGCTCAACGACATGATCGACGGCAGGGAGCGGGCCCTGGCGGGCCAGACGCATCTCGGCACGTCCATGGCGCGGCTGCTGGCGGACCGGAAGGCGGCGCCCGCCGACGACGTCGCCTCCCGGATGCTGGCCGACGAGAGCGGCTTCACCGAGGAGGAGGTCGCCCAGGACCTGATGGTGATGATGGCCGCGGGCCACCAGCCGACGGCGGACTGGATCGGCAACTCGCTGCGCCTGATGCTGACCGACGACCGCTTCGCCGCCTCCCTCTTCGGCGGGCGCAACAGTGTCGCCGAGGCCATGAACGAGGTGCTGTGGGAGGACACGCCCACGCAGAACGTGGCCGGCCGCTGGGCCGCCCGGGACACCCAGCTCGGCGGGCGCCGCATCCGGGCCGGCGATCTGGTGCTGCTCGGGCTGCAGGGCGCCAACTCCGACCCGCAGGTCCGCACCGACGGCTCCGCGCTCACCGGCGGCAACAACGCGCACTTCTCCTTCGGCCACGGCGAGCACCGCTGCCCGTTCCCCGCGCAGGAGGTCGCCGAGGTGATCGCGCGCACCGGCATCGAGGTCGTGCTCGACCGGCTGCCGGACATCGACCTGGCGGTGCCCGCCGGGTCCCTCACCCGTCGCCCCTCGCCCTGGCTGCGGGGGCTGACCGAGTTGCCCGTGCGGTTCACCCCGACCACTGCCCTGGGAGGCACGTCAGCATGA
- a CDS encoding globin domain-containing protein, translating into MLSEQSVPVVRATLPAVGAAIGDIADLFYRKLFDAHPELLRDLFNRGNQANGEQQRALAGSVAAFAGLLLENPDERADVMLSRISHKHASLGITPDQYTIVHRHLMAAVVDVLGDAVTPEVARAWDEVYWLMANALIALEARLYAEKGVAEGDVWRTMEIVDRVEESADAVSLVLGSADGRPVAPFRPGQYVSVQVELADGARQIRQYSLSAAPGRSDWRITVKRVRGDGQPDGEVSSWLYANARKGDQLNVSLPAGDLALAEHDGPLLLVSAGIGVTPMLSMLDHLAAAGATRPVTVVHADRTPDHHAHRQEQLDLIRTLPGARLHLWYEEPGDQAPEASTGRADLGDLELPADLTVYLCGPVPFMRAVRGDLLRRGVPAEAVHYEVFGPDLWLGQQ; encoded by the coding sequence GTGCTCTCCGAACAGTCCGTTCCCGTGGTCCGAGCCACCCTTCCCGCCGTCGGAGCGGCCATCGGTGACATCGCCGACCTGTTCTACCGCAAGCTCTTCGACGCCCACCCGGAGCTGCTGCGGGACCTGTTCAACCGGGGGAACCAGGCCAACGGCGAGCAGCAGCGGGCCCTGGCGGGCTCGGTCGCCGCGTTCGCCGGCCTGCTGCTGGAGAACCCGGACGAGCGCGCCGACGTGATGCTCTCCCGCATCTCGCACAAGCACGCCTCGCTCGGCATCACCCCCGACCAGTACACGATCGTCCACCGGCACCTGATGGCCGCCGTCGTCGACGTGCTCGGCGACGCCGTCACCCCCGAGGTGGCCCGGGCCTGGGACGAGGTCTACTGGCTGATGGCCAACGCGCTCATCGCCCTGGAGGCCCGCCTCTACGCCGAGAAGGGCGTCGCGGAGGGAGACGTCTGGCGCACCATGGAGATCGTCGACCGGGTCGAGGAGAGCGCCGACGCGGTCTCCCTCGTCCTGGGGTCGGCCGACGGCCGTCCCGTCGCGCCGTTCCGGCCGGGCCAGTACGTCAGCGTCCAGGTCGAACTGGCCGACGGCGCCCGGCAGATCCGCCAGTACAGCCTGTCCGCCGCGCCCGGCCGGTCCGACTGGCGCATCACCGTCAAGCGCGTCCGGGGCGACGGGCAGCCGGACGGCGAGGTCTCCTCCTGGCTGTACGCGAACGCCCGCAAGGGCGACCAGCTCAACGTGTCGCTTCCCGCCGGGGACCTGGCCCTGGCGGAGCACGACGGCCCGCTGCTGCTGGTCTCCGCCGGCATCGGCGTCACACCGATGCTCTCGATGCTCGACCACCTGGCCGCCGCCGGTGCCACCCGCCCGGTGACCGTCGTGCACGCCGACCGCACCCCCGACCACCACGCCCACCGGCAGGAGCAGCTCGACCTGATACGCACGCTGCCGGGCGCCCGGCTCCACCTGTGGTACGAGGAGCCCGGCGACCAGGCCCCGGAGGCGTCCACCGGCCGAGCCGACCTCGGCGACCTCGAGCTGCCCGCGGACCTCACGGTCTACCTGTGCGGCCCGGTGCCCTTCATGCGCGCGGTCCGCGGCGACCTGCTGCGCCGCGGGGTGCCCGCCGAGGCCGTCCACTACGAGGTCTTCGGCCCCGACCTCTGGCTCGGACAGCAGTAG
- a CDS encoding MFS transporter — protein sequence MSAPRGKAASPFRQPKAVWAVAFACVISFMGIGLVDPILPALAESLDATPSQVSLLFSSYLIVTAVAMLFVGWVSSRIGAKRTLVTGLAVIVVFAALAGATGSINGIVGFRAGWGLGNALFIATSLAVIVASASGGFSGAIILYETALGLGIAVGPLLGGELGGISWRGPFFGVAALMAVALIATLAFVPDLPRPEKVTSPLAPLKALRHRGLLTMGIMALLYNWGFFTMLGYAPYPMELDAHELGLVFTGWGLLVAAFSVFFAPRLQARYGTAPVLYANLLGLAVVMAVIAAGVTDPTTVIVAVVVSGAFIGINNTLTTQAVMLVSPVERPVASSAYGFLRFIGGGLAPYVAGKLADATDLSVPFYLGAATFLLAVPVLASGHRLLRRAETDTGGTEQVAPALTPVGVRAATDAPPVVVAVAAHREAAAVVDAAARIALDTASPLEVVHVRRTAVVEEQAADTETDEQAKAAVTAHLDRLDGMGVAATGQILTGVGDHAAAGRALARHAAEVGARTVAVGRSPRGPLVQFADGSFTSALTHAATCTVVLVDPDAEPRPLTARSLTELRAEAR from the coding sequence ATGAGTGCACCCCGTGGAAAGGCCGCCAGTCCCTTCCGGCAGCCGAAGGCCGTCTGGGCGGTCGCCTTCGCCTGCGTCATCTCGTTCATGGGCATCGGCCTGGTCGACCCGATCCTGCCGGCGCTGGCCGAGAGCCTCGACGCCACCCCCAGCCAGGTCTCCCTGCTGTTCAGCAGCTACCTGATCGTCACCGCCGTCGCCATGCTCTTCGTCGGCTGGGTCTCCAGCCGCATCGGCGCCAAGCGCACCCTGGTCACCGGCCTCGCCGTCATCGTCGTCTTCGCCGCCCTGGCGGGCGCCACCGGCTCCATCAACGGCATCGTCGGCTTCCGGGCCGGCTGGGGACTGGGCAACGCCCTGTTCATCGCCACCTCCCTCGCGGTCATCGTGGCCTCGGCCAGCGGCGGCTTCAGCGGCGCGATCATCCTCTACGAGACCGCCCTGGGGCTCGGTATCGCCGTCGGCCCCCTGCTCGGCGGCGAACTGGGCGGCATCAGCTGGCGCGGCCCCTTCTTCGGCGTCGCCGCCCTGATGGCCGTCGCCCTGATCGCCACCCTCGCCTTCGTCCCCGACCTGCCCAGGCCCGAGAAGGTCACCTCACCGCTCGCCCCGCTGAAGGCCCTGCGCCACCGCGGCCTGCTCACCATGGGCATCATGGCCCTGCTGTACAACTGGGGCTTCTTCACCATGCTCGGCTACGCGCCGTACCCGATGGAGCTGGACGCCCACGAACTCGGCCTGGTCTTCACCGGCTGGGGACTGCTGGTCGCCGCCTTCAGCGTCTTCTTCGCCCCCCGCCTGCAGGCCCGCTACGGCACCGCGCCCGTCCTCTACGCCAACCTGCTCGGCCTCGCCGTCGTCATGGCCGTCATAGCCGCCGGCGTCACCGACCCCACCACCGTGATCGTCGCGGTCGTCGTCAGCGGCGCCTTCATCGGCATCAACAACACCCTCACCACGCAGGCCGTCATGCTCGTCTCGCCGGTGGAGCGCCCCGTGGCCTCCTCCGCGTACGGCTTCCTGCGCTTCATCGGCGGCGGGCTGGCCCCCTACGTCGCCGGAAAGCTCGCCGACGCCACCGATCTGAGCGTCCCGTTCTACCTCGGCGCCGCCACCTTCCTCCTCGCCGTCCCCGTCCTGGCCAGCGGCCACCGACTGCTGCGCCGGGCCGAGACGGACACCGGCGGGACAGAGCAGGTGGCCCCGGCCCTCACCCCCGTCGGGGTCCGGGCGGCGACCGACGCGCCCCCCGTGGTCGTGGCCGTCGCAGCCCACCGCGAGGCGGCCGCCGTCGTGGACGCCGCGGCCCGCATCGCCCTTGACACCGCGAGCCCGCTCGAGGTCGTCCACGTGCGGCGGACCGCCGTCGTCGAGGAACAGGCCGCCGACACCGAGACCGACGAGCAGGCGAAGGCCGCCGTCACCGCGCACCTCGACCGGCTCGACGGCATGGGGGTGGCCGCGACCGGCCAGATCCTCACCGGCGTCGGCGACCATGCCGCCGCGGGCCGCGCCCTGGCCCGGCACGCCGCCGAGGTGGGGGCCCGCACGGTCGCGGTCGGCCGCTCCCCGCGCGGCCCGCTGGTCCAGTTCGCCGACGGCAGCTTCACCAGTGCCCTCACCCACGCGGCCACCTGCACCGTCGTACTCGTCGACCCGGACGCCGAGCCGCGCCCGCTGACGGCGCGGTCCCTCACGGAGCTGCGTGCCGAGGCACGCTGA
- a CDS encoding roadblock/LC7 domain-containing protein, translated as MTGSTTADEKLTWLIEGLLERTPGARHALVLSRDGLKLCRTPELSVDQADQLAAIAAGIQSLSHGASVEFGDGSGGVRSAMTEFYGGILFIVEAGEGAHLAVVTSEDADAGLVGHHMSELIEQLGEHLTARPRTS; from the coding sequence ATGACCGGCTCGACCACCGCCGACGAGAAGCTCACCTGGCTCATCGAGGGCCTCCTGGAGCGCACGCCGGGCGCGCGGCACGCGCTCGTCCTCTCCCGTGACGGACTCAAGCTGTGCCGCACCCCGGAACTCTCCGTCGACCAGGCCGATCAGCTGGCCGCCATCGCCGCCGGCATCCAGTCGCTGTCCCACGGTGCCTCCGTGGAGTTCGGCGACGGCAGCGGCGGGGTGCGTTCGGCGATGACCGAGTTCTACGGCGGGATCCTGTTCATCGTGGAGGCGGGCGAGGGCGCGCACCTCGCCGTGGTCACCTCCGAGGACGCGGACGCGGGGCTCGTCGGACACCACATGAGCGAACTGATCGAGCAGCTCGGCGAGCACCTCACCGCGCGGCCGCGCACGTCATGA
- a CDS encoding DUF742 domain-containing protein, with product MSRPGRDDAPDRLYTVTQGRSSSGPDNPFDLVTLVVAECAPMPGMQSEHTAILRLTEAPTAVVEIAAELRLPVSITKILLSDLHAAGRVSARHPYTAAVPDPDILEQVLVGLRNL from the coding sequence ATGAGCCGCCCCGGCAGGGACGACGCGCCCGACCGGCTGTACACCGTCACCCAGGGACGCAGCAGCTCGGGCCCCGACAACCCCTTCGACCTGGTCACCCTCGTGGTCGCCGAGTGCGCGCCGATGCCCGGCATGCAGTCCGAGCACACGGCGATCCTCAGGCTGACCGAGGCCCCCACCGCCGTCGTGGAGATCGCCGCCGAACTGCGGCTCCCGGTGAGCATCACCAAGATCCTGCTCTCCGACCTGCACGCCGCCGGCCGGGTGAGCGCACGCCATCCGTACACGGCAGCCGTCCCCGATCCCGACATCCTGGAGCAGGTGCTCGTTGGACTCCGCAATCTCTGA
- the nsrR gene encoding nitric oxide-sensing transcriptional repressor NsrR — protein sequence MRLTKFTDLALRSVMRLAVVRDGDEPLATREVAEVVGVPYTHAAKAITRLQHLGVVEARRGRGGGLTLTDLGRRASVGWLVRELEGEAEVVDCEGDNPCPLRGACRLRRALRDAQEAFYAALDPLTVTDLVAAPTGPVLLGLTDRPSG from the coding sequence GTGCGGTTGACGAAGTTCACCGACCTGGCGCTGCGTTCGGTCATGCGCCTGGCGGTCGTGAGAGACGGTGACGAACCACTGGCCACCCGAGAGGTGGCCGAGGTCGTGGGGGTGCCGTACACGCACGCGGCGAAGGCCATCACCCGCCTGCAGCACCTGGGTGTGGTGGAGGCGCGACGCGGTCGCGGCGGCGGGCTGACCCTGACCGACCTGGGCCGGCGCGCCTCCGTCGGCTGGCTGGTGCGCGAACTCGAAGGCGAGGCCGAGGTGGTCGACTGCGAGGGCGACAACCCCTGCCCGCTGCGCGGGGCCTGTCGGCTGCGCCGTGCGCTGCGCGACGCCCAGGAGGCGTTCTACGCGGCGCTCGACCCGCTGACCGTGACCGACCTGGTGGCCGCACCGACCGGCCCGGTCCTCCTCGGCCTGACGGACCGCCCCTCGGGATGA
- a CDS encoding SDR family oxidoreductase, which yields MSGARGHGQVVVVTGATGGVGRAAARAFGARGAAVALLARGEYALERAAEEIREAGGQALPLVVDVADAEAVDAAAGRVEEELGPIDVWVNAAFSTVFAPVPEIRPEELRRATEVTYFGFVHGTQAALRRMTPRDRGTIVQVGSALAERSVPLQAVYCGAKHAIQGFTESLRCELLHDRSGVRVTMVQMPGLNTPQFSWVLTRLPRHPRPVAPVYQPEVAARAVLHAADHPERRVYWVGGSTVATLLGQKLAPGLLDRYLARTGYDGQQTDRPVDPSRPANLWKPPDDTAPDDYGAHGIFDDEAHARSVQFWISRNRRPLALATAVTGAVAAALTGGLRRRAG from the coding sequence GTGAGCGGCGCCCGAGGTCACGGACAGGTCGTCGTCGTCACGGGCGCGACCGGCGGCGTCGGCCGGGCCGCCGCCCGGGCCTTCGGCGCGCGCGGAGCCGCGGTCGCCCTCCTGGCCCGGGGCGAGTACGCCCTGGAACGGGCGGCCGAGGAGATTCGCGAGGCCGGCGGGCAGGCGCTGCCGCTGGTCGTGGACGTCGCCGACGCGGAGGCCGTGGACGCGGCGGCCGGCCGGGTCGAGGAGGAACTCGGCCCGATCGACGTATGGGTGAACGCCGCGTTCTCGACCGTCTTCGCGCCCGTGCCGGAGATCCGGCCCGAGGAGCTGAGGCGGGCCACCGAGGTCACCTACTTCGGCTTCGTCCACGGCACCCAGGCCGCCCTGCGGCGCATGACGCCGCGCGACCGCGGCACCATCGTCCAGGTCGGCTCGGCCCTGGCCGAACGCAGCGTCCCGCTCCAGGCCGTCTACTGCGGGGCCAAGCACGCCATCCAGGGGTTCACCGAGTCGCTGCGCTGCGAACTGCTGCACGACCGCAGCGGGGTGCGGGTGACCATGGTGCAGATGCCGGGCCTCAACACGCCCCAGTTCAGCTGGGTCCTCACCCGGCTGCCCCGCCATCCGCGCCCGGTGGCCCCCGTCTACCAGCCCGAGGTCGCCGCCCGGGCCGTGCTGCACGCCGCCGACCATCCCGAGCGGCGCGTGTACTGGGTCGGCGGCTCCACCGTCGCCACCCTGCTCGGCCAGAAGCTCGCCCCGGGGCTCCTCGACCGCTATCTGGCGCGCACCGGGTACGACGGGCAGCAGACGGACCGGCCCGTCGATCCGTCGCGGCCGGCCAACCTCTGGAAGCCGCCGGACGACACCGCACCGGACGACTACGGCGCACACGGCATCTTCGACGACGAGGCCCATGCGCGCAGCGTCCAGTTCTGGATCTCCCGCAACCGCCGCCCGCTGGCCCTGGCCACGGCCGTGACCGGGGCGGTCGCCGCGGCCCTGACCGGGGGCCTGCGCCGACGCGCGGGCTGA
- a CDS encoding GAF and ANTAR domain-containing protein — MDDWRGFAQQMASLARDLLSQESLHDTLERITASATELVEDCDAAGILILRGTKVQSLAPTQQVVIDSDELQGRVGEGPCFDAARSGTGERQFRIADFTDEAQRWPKYVPEARKLNLGSMMGFLLFTEDEDLGALNMYSYRPGAFTEADETAGWLLASHAAVAFSSARTHAQMQEAIGTRHTIGEAMGILMGRHRISEDQAFAALRRYSQDHNVKLRDVAAQVCERGGLP, encoded by the coding sequence ATGGACGACTGGCGCGGCTTCGCGCAGCAGATGGCCTCGCTGGCCCGCGATCTGCTGTCCCAGGAATCGCTGCACGACACACTGGAACGGATCACCGCCTCGGCCACGGAACTGGTGGAGGACTGCGACGCCGCCGGCATCCTCATCCTGCGGGGCACCAAGGTGCAGTCCCTGGCCCCCACCCAACAGGTGGTGATCGACAGCGACGAACTGCAGGGTCGCGTCGGAGAGGGTCCGTGCTTCGACGCCGCTCGCAGCGGCACGGGGGAGCGCCAGTTCCGGATCGCCGACTTCACCGACGAGGCACAGCGCTGGCCCAAGTACGTCCCCGAGGCACGCAAGCTGAACCTCGGCAGCATGATGGGCTTCCTGCTGTTCACCGAGGACGAGGACCTCGGCGCGCTGAACATGTACTCCTACCGCCCCGGCGCGTTCACCGAGGCCGACGAGACGGCCGGCTGGCTGCTGGCATCCCACGCGGCGGTCGCCTTCTCCAGCGCCCGGACGCACGCCCAGATGCAGGAGGCCATCGGCACCCGGCACACCATCGGGGAAGCGATGGGCATCCTCATGGGCCGGCACCGCATCTCCGAGGACCAGGCCTTCGCGGCCCTGCGCCGGTACTCGCAGGACCACAACGTCAAACTGCGGGACGTGGCGGCCCAGGTCTGCGAACGGGGCGGCCTGCCCTGA
- a CDS encoding cytochrome P450 family protein gives MTTGTEEARIPLDPFVTDLDGESARLRAAGPLAAVELPGGVPVWAVTHHAEAKALLTDPRLVKDINVWGAWRRGEIPADWPLIGLANPGRSMLTVDGAEHRRLRTLVAQALTVRRVEHMRGRITELTDRLLDELPADGGVVDLKAAFAYPLPMYVVADLMGIEEARLPRLKVLFEKFFSTQTPPEEVVATLTELASIMADTVAAKRAAPGDDLTSALIQASENGDHLTDAEIVSTLQLMVAAGHETTISLIVNAVVNLSTHPEQRALVLSGEAEWSAVVEETLRFSTPTSHVLIRFAAEDVPVGDRVIPAGDALIVSYGALGRDERAHGPTADRFDITRTSGNRHISFGHGPHVCPGAALSRMEAGVALPALYARFPHLDLAVPAAELRNKPVVTQNDLFELPVRLA, from the coding sequence ATGACGACCGGCACCGAAGAAGCCCGGATCCCGCTGGACCCGTTCGTCACCGACCTGGACGGCGAGAGCGCCCGGCTGCGTGCGGCCGGACCGCTCGCCGCCGTGGAGCTGCCGGGCGGCGTGCCCGTCTGGGCGGTCACCCACCACGCGGAGGCCAAGGCCCTGCTCACGGACCCGCGGCTGGTCAAGGACATCAACGTGTGGGGCGCCTGGCGGCGCGGCGAGATCCCCGCCGACTGGCCGCTGATCGGGCTGGCCAACCCGGGCCGCTCGATGCTCACGGTGGACGGCGCCGAGCACCGCCGGCTGCGCACCCTGGTGGCGCAGGCGCTCACGGTGCGCCGGGTGGAGCACATGCGGGGGCGGATCACCGAGCTGACCGACCGCCTGCTCGACGAACTGCCCGCGGACGGCGGCGTCGTGGATCTCAAGGCGGCCTTCGCCTATCCGCTGCCGATGTACGTCGTCGCCGACCTGATGGGCATCGAGGAGGCTCGGCTGCCGCGGCTGAAGGTGCTGTTCGAGAAGTTCTTCTCGACGCAGACCCCGCCCGAGGAGGTCGTGGCGACCCTCACCGAGCTGGCCTCGATCATGGCCGACACGGTCGCCGCGAAACGCGCCGCACCGGGCGACGACCTGACGAGCGCGCTGATCCAGGCGTCCGAGAACGGCGATCACCTCACCGACGCGGAGATCGTCTCGACCCTGCAGCTGATGGTGGCCGCCGGTCACGAGACGACGATCTCGCTCATCGTGAACGCCGTGGTCAACCTGTCCACCCATCCCGAGCAGCGGGCGCTGGTGCTCTCCGGCGAGGCGGAGTGGTCCGCGGTGGTCGAGGAGACGCTGCGCTTCTCGACGCCCACCTCGCACGTCCTGATCCGGTTCGCGGCCGAGGACGTCCCGGTCGGCGACCGGGTGATACCCGCGGGGGACGCGCTCATCGTCTCGTACGGCGCGCTGGGCCGCGACGAGCGCGCCCACGGTCCGACGGCGGACCGGTTCGACATCACCCGCACGTCCGGGAACCGGCACATCTCCTTCGGCCACGGCCCGCACGTGTGCCCCGGTGCGGCCCTGTCCCGGATGGAGGCGGGCGTGGCGCTCCCGGCCCTGTACGCCCGCTTCCCGCACCTGGACCTGGCGGTGCCGGCCGCGGAGCTGCGCAACAAGCCGGTGGTCACGCAGAACGACCTGTTCGAACTGCCGGTCAGGCTGGCCTGA